In Ruminiclostridium papyrosolvens DSM 2782, the following proteins share a genomic window:
- a CDS encoding type II/IV secretion system ATPase subunit: MSNIANNKNLFFVPKEGSRDFNAVLQEVQEYISSKYSTLIIEGGKDEVKSQIKRYITKYLQDYRIAVNGMSEAQLVDSLYAEMAEFSFLTKYIFCTGIEEVDINAWNDIEVQYSDGSTVKLEEHFDSPEHAVNVIRRMLHVSGMVLDNASPAILGHLSKNIRIAVLKAPLVDEDVGVSASIRIVNPQSMGKQDFVNGGTATEEMLNFLSECLRYGISVCVAGATSSGKTTVAGWLLTTIPDNKRIFTIENGSRELALVRKKNGKIVNSVIHTLTRSSDNEKQNVDQNMLLDMALRFNPEIICVGEMRSSEAYTAQESARTGHTVLTTIHSNSCEATWRRMATLCKRKYDINDDTLMSLVTEAFPIVVFTKQLENKQRRMMEIMECEIRADGTRCFRTLYRFNITENRIEDGKLFINGKHKKEQRISQGLQKRFLENGMPQEVLNNILKGQYSEPKGVRA; this comes from the coding sequence ATTTCAAATATAGCTAATAATAAAAACCTTTTCTTTGTGCCAAAGGAAGGCTCTAGAGATTTCAATGCAGTTTTACAGGAGGTACAGGAATATATTTCATCTAAATATTCCACACTCATAATTGAAGGAGGAAAGGATGAGGTCAAGTCACAGATAAAAAGGTATATTACAAAATACCTTCAGGATTACCGTATTGCTGTAAACGGCATGAGCGAGGCACAGCTGGTGGACAGCCTGTATGCAGAAATGGCTGAATTTAGCTTCCTTACAAAGTATATATTCTGTACAGGTATTGAGGAAGTAGATATAAATGCTTGGAATGACATAGAAGTCCAATACTCAGACGGAAGCACTGTTAAGCTGGAGGAGCACTTTGACTCTCCAGAGCATGCTGTTAATGTTATAAGAAGAATGCTTCATGTGTCAGGCATGGTGCTGGATAACGCAAGCCCTGCGATTTTAGGGCATCTGAGCAAAAACATTCGTATTGCGGTACTGAAAGCACCGCTTGTAGACGAGGATGTGGGTGTGTCAGCCTCTATTCGTATTGTTAATCCGCAAAGCATGGGAAAGCAGGATTTTGTAAACGGAGGAACGGCAACAGAGGAAATGCTGAACTTTCTGTCCGAATGCCTGAGATACGGCATATCTGTATGCGTGGCAGGTGCAACCTCATCTGGCAAAACTACGGTGGCGGGCTGGCTTCTTACAACAATACCGGACAACAAAAGGATTTTTACAATAGAAAACGGCTCCCGTGAGCTGGCACTTGTACGTAAAAAGAACGGTAAGATAGTAAACAGTGTTATACATACACTTACAAGGAGCAGTGACAACGAAAAGCAGAATGTTGATCAGAATATGCTGCTGGATATGGCACTGAGATTTAATCCTGAGATCATCTGTGTTGGGGAGATGCGCTCATCAGAGGCATATACAGCACAGGAATCCGCAAGAACCGGGCATACCGTACTCACTACGATACACAGCAACAGCTGTGAAGCCACATGGAGAAGAATGGCTACCCTTTGTAAAAGGAAATATGACATAAATGATGATACGCTTATGTCACTTGTGACTGAGGCATTCCCTATTGTGGTGTTTACAAAGCAGCTTGAAAACAAGCAGAGAAGAATGATGGAAATAATGGAATGTGAGATAAGGGCTGACGGAACACGATGCTTCCGCACACTTTACCGCTTCAACATTACGGAAAACAGAATAGAGGACGGAAAGCTTTTTATAAACGGAAAGCATAAAAAAGAGCAGCGGATATCTCAAGGTTTGCAAAAACGTTTCCTTGAAAATGGTATGCCTCAGGAGGTGCTCAATAATATATTAAAGGGACAGTATTCTGAACCGAAGGGAGTGAGAGCGTGA
- a CDS encoding helix-turn-helix domain-containing protein, producing MNVLSERVKSLRNVKGQSQKDVAKALGKSREAISKYERGTRNLDPDAIILFAKYFNVSSDYMLGITDYIEEMASGKRTPYSPELYAFEKYLNNQAFIPYLELAVRMKDSNIEINRFEVLINKLIKQAKKEKHL from the coding sequence ATGAATGTTTTGTCAGAGAGAGTAAAAAGTTTACGCAATGTTAAAGGACAATCCCAAAAAGATGTAGCAAAGGCTTTAGGCAAAAGCAGAGAAGCTATTTCAAAATATGAGCGAGGCACTAGGAATCTTGACCCTGATGCTATTATACTATTTGCAAAGTATTTTAATGTTTCCTCTGACTATATGCTCGGAATCACTGATTATATTGAAGAAATGGCTTCTGGGAAAAGAACGCCTTACAGTCCGGAATTATATGCCTTTGAAAAGTACTTGAATAATCAGGCGTTTATCCCTTATCTTGAGCTGGCAGTGAGAATGAAGGATTCAAATATTGAAATAAATCGATTTGAAGTACTTATAAATAAGCTAATCAAGCAGGCAAAAAAAGAAAAACACCTTTAA
- a CDS encoding AAA family ATPase: MLNFIKGSIFSRNTGRLSEKSESEMPSQVLAVWGSPGSGKTAVAVKLVKYLADKRKNVALLLCDMTAPMLPCICPPTDLECEKSLGSILAATHITDTLIKQNCITHRKIKYLTLIGMLKGENVFTYPPYNAELAKDLIERLKNIVPYIIIDCSSTIATDILSAVSLMEADSVLRLVNCDLKSVSYLSSQLPLLQDNSWNTEKQYKAASNLKNGEAGEIIERVLGNTAFKIPHSNELENQFLEGDLFKDLVLKESRGFRREIEKISKEVLGV, from the coding sequence ATGCTTAATTTTATAAAGGGGAGTATTTTCTCCCGGAATACAGGAAGGCTATCGGAGAAAAGTGAATCTGAAATGCCTTCTCAGGTATTGGCAGTATGGGGGAGTCCGGGAAGCGGAAAAACTGCTGTCGCTGTAAAGCTTGTAAAATACCTCGCAGATAAACGGAAAAATGTAGCGTTGCTCCTTTGCGATATGACAGCACCTATGCTGCCATGTATTTGTCCACCCACAGATCTGGAGTGTGAAAAATCACTAGGAAGTATTCTGGCAGCTACACATATAACAGATACCCTTATTAAGCAAAACTGTATAACACACAGAAAAATAAAATATTTGACACTTATAGGAATGCTAAAGGGTGAAAATGTATTTACGTATCCTCCATATAATGCTGAGCTGGCTAAGGATCTGATTGAGCGTCTCAAAAATATTGTTCCATATATAATAATTGATTGCAGCAGTACAATTGCAACGGATATACTGTCTGCAGTTTCGCTGATGGAAGCTGATTCTGTTCTGAGACTTGTAAACTGTGATCTTAAATCGGTCAGCTATCTATCCTCACAGCTTCCTCTTTTGCAGGACAACAGCTGGAATACTGAAAAGCAGTACAAGGCTGCGAGTAATTTAAAGAATGGCGAAGCAGGTGAAATCATTGAAAGAGTACTGGGTAATACAGCGTTTAAAATACCTCACTCCAACGAACTCGAAAATCAATTTCTGGAAGGTGATTTGTTTAAGGATCTTGTACTAAAGGAAAGCCGAGGCTTCCGAAGAGAAATAGAAAAAATAAGCAAGGAGGTGCTTGGAGTGTGA
- a CDS encoding DUF6133 family protein has translation MRKPLLKRKNQINSTVIKLMSVFQSQSGEGFVDTAIKILMSVVIGALILAGLYSLFGNTILPTLTQRIKEMFNYAG, from the coding sequence ATGAGAAAGCCATTATTAAAAAGGAAAAATCAAATCAACAGTACTGTAATAAAGCTAATGAGTGTTTTTCAATCTCAATCTGGAGAAGGCTTTGTGGATACCGCAATTAAAATATTAATGTCAGTAGTAATAGGAGCCTTGATTCTTGCAGGACTATATTCTTTATTTGGGAATACTATCCTGCCGACACTTACACAGCGCATTAAAGAGATGTTCAATTATGCAGGATAA
- a CDS encoding SpoVG family protein, whose product MKKTETTQKDMSPNTVQSPQMKIDVKIGSIRPAGSIRATASINLNDCFAIRNVKVMESSKGMFVAMPSYKAGNGEYKDICFPITAAFRQQLNDEVISAYHQALIQGQKSAEHTQVQLKEQDHGIQMG is encoded by the coding sequence ATGAAGAAAACAGAAACCACTCAAAAAGATATGTCCCCAAATACAGTGCAGTCTCCTCAAATGAAGATAGATGTAAAAATCGGCTCTATTCGACCAGCGGGCAGTATAAGGGCAACTGCCTCCATTAATCTAAATGACTGCTTTGCAATACGGAATGTTAAGGTGATGGAAAGCAGCAAGGGAATGTTTGTGGCCATGCCAAGCTACAAGGCAGGAAACGGAGAATACAAGGACATATGCTTTCCTATAACAGCCGCTTTTAGACAGCAGCTGAACGATGAAGTCATAAGTGCCTACCATCAGGCACTAATACAGGGACAGAAATCAGCGGAGCATACCCAAGTACAGCTGAAGGAGCAGGATCATGGTATACAAATGGGATAG
- a CDS encoding DNA adenine methylase: MDSVISWVGGKRALRELIYMRMPRDFARYIEVFGGGGWVLFGRTPDKCMEVYNDFNSDLVNLFCCIKERPFALLKELNFLPLNSRDDFTALKKYLEKEDFTSQYLQEELELAQHYLSDPQFEEIRLILIENATMCDVKRAAAFFKLIRYSYGSGCTSFSCQPFDIRKTFHLIWSGSRRLKNTLIENKDFEALILHYDRDNAFFYIDPPYFETEDHYAVKFRREDHVRLRDVLTGCRGKWMVSYNDCQYIRELYKDFFIESVSRLNNLAQRYDKGCEYSEVIITNYDTSLYKAKPTQMGLIDLSDG; this comes from the coding sequence TTGGATAGCGTTATTAGCTGGGTTGGAGGCAAAAGAGCTTTACGAGAGCTAATTTATATGAGAATGCCCAGAGACTTCGCTCGTTACATAGAGGTTTTCGGCGGAGGTGGCTGGGTGCTATTCGGCAGAACGCCGGATAAATGCATGGAGGTATACAATGATTTTAATTCAGATCTTGTAAACCTGTTCTGCTGTATAAAGGAAAGACCCTTTGCATTGCTAAAAGAGCTTAATTTTTTGCCATTAAACAGCAGAGACGACTTTACAGCTTTAAAAAAATATCTTGAAAAGGAGGATTTCACCAGTCAATATCTTCAGGAAGAGCTGGAGCTTGCACAGCACTATTTAAGTGACCCGCAGTTTGAGGAAATAAGGCTAATTCTTATTGAGAACGCTACAATGTGTGATGTAAAGCGTGCAGCTGCCTTTTTTAAGCTCATACGATACAGCTATGGAAGCGGATGCACCTCCTTTAGCTGTCAGCCCTTTGATATAAGAAAAACCTTTCATCTCATTTGGTCAGGCAGTCGGCGACTTAAAAACACCTTGATTGAAAACAAAGATTTTGAGGCATTAATCCTTCATTATGACAGGGATAATGCCTTTTTTTATATTGATCCGCCATATTTTGAAACGGAGGATCACTATGCAGTTAAATTCAGAAGGGAGGATCATGTACGTTTAAGAGATGTACTCACTGGCTGCCGTGGTAAATGGATGGTGTCATACAATGACTGCCAATATATACGTGAGCTGTATAAAGACTTTTTTATTGAGTCTGTCAGCCGATTGAATAATTTGGCTCAGAGATATGACAAGGGCTGTGAATATTCAGAGGTTATAATAACAAACTATGACACCTCACTATACAAGGCTAAGCCTACTCAGATGGGGCTTATTGATTTATCTGATGGCTGA
- a CDS encoding YodL domain-containing protein: MKGISIKNDRIMFYGNTAGYVEGEKAVVDTMFQCEELKHYLEKERRLEAEWTNGVYDKLAYSKPNIDGSMPALKSCRIYQLKSDVNVLMKFISYNELIKGFGEPTPENYNVVYDGHMETNDLEAIFEKFNLYHPNGFKGHSLSISDVIELYSSNGSTFHYVDSFGFKEIAFKPLGQEQNNGQAMKL, from the coding sequence ATGAAGGGAATCAGCATAAAAAACGACAGAATAATGTTCTATGGAAACACTGCAGGATATGTAGAAGGAGAAAAAGCGGTAGTTGATACAATGTTTCAGTGTGAGGAATTGAAGCATTACCTCGAAAAGGAAAGAAGACTAGAGGCAGAGTGGACAAACGGAGTATATGATAAGCTGGCATACAGTAAGCCCAATATTGACGGAAGCATGCCAGCTTTAAAAAGCTGCCGTATTTATCAGCTAAAGTCGGATGTAAATGTATTGATGAAATTCATTAGCTACAATGAGCTCATAAAAGGCTTTGGAGAGCCAACGCCTGAAAATTACAATGTTGTGTATGATGGGCATATGGAAACCAATGACCTTGAGGCCATCTTTGAAAAGTTCAACCTTTATCATCCCAATGGATTCAAAGGTCACAGCTTGTCAATATCAGATGTTATTGAGCTTTACAGCAGTAACGGCAGCACATTCCACTACGTTGACAGCTTTGGATTCAAGGAAATTGCTTTTAAGCCGCTAGGGCAGGAGCAGAATAACGGACAAGCCATGAAGCTATAA
- a CDS encoding helix-turn-helix domain-containing protein: MNYKEIGKRIRDERESIGLTRERFAELLELSINFVGQIERGEKKMSLETITNISDCLHVSLDYLIKGTPDSKINTTKLQKLISKCSKEEISLITDMLKSMLPHLKRLK; encoded by the coding sequence ATGAACTACAAGGAAATAGGTAAAAGAATACGGGATGAAAGAGAAAGCATAGGTCTGACCCGTGAAAGGTTCGCTGAATTGTTGGAATTATCAATAAATTTTGTTGGGCAGATAGAGCGAGGAGAGAAAAAAATGAGTCTCGAAACCATCACAAATATATCCGACTGCTTACACGTATCCCTTGATTACTTAATAAAAGGTACACCGGATAGTAAAATAAATACAACCAAGCTACAAAAACTTATTAGCAAATGCTCAAAAGAGGAAATTTCCCTTATTACAGATATGCTTAAAAGTATGCTCCCCCATCTGAAAAGGTTAAAATGA
- a CDS encoding cyclic lactone autoinducer peptide, whose translation MKSKIKFLLTPLSIIITLLALSGVCSACMSSYYQPKAPKHLKKH comes from the coding sequence ATGAAGTCAAAAATCAAATTTTTGCTTACACCTTTGTCAATAATAATTACACTACTTGCGTTATCAGGTGTTTGCTCGGCATGTATGTCGTCATATTATCAGCCTAAAGCACCAAAGCATTTGAAAAAACACTAA
- the tnpC gene encoding IS66 family transposase, whose product MSEMPGQLSLAFDSSDAVNEAEVRTDDGILEEPEIQTVVTRLKAKTKGKREADLAGIETIVEPAITIPEEQLTELFPRGYHQLPYEVYKDLEYQPAMFVVHEHHIAVYAGNGDTGVVRADRPDRLLKNSILTTSLAAGIFEEKYVNHSPYNRIEASFKCKDANIARQNMAGWMITIYDRYLRPLGREFHKELLKSKLIHCDETPFKMPDNGRGPNSKEYMWVYHTCERYDSPPIFIYDYQQTRKAENPRNFLDRYKGILMTDGYQVYHTLAEERPDELKVAGCWAHAKHKFTEIVKSVGAKTSNGIIADKANRRISAIYHVDNMYKESSLEERLDNRKNSVKPLVDEYFAWLKTLQGSPEIDQSSKTAKAINYSINQEPYLRLFLTNAIIPLDNNDAERSIRTFCVGKKNWQIIDSKQGAEASAMLYSIAETAKANGLKPYEYFQYILLGSDAAASG is encoded by the coding sequence CTGTCGGAGATGCCAGGACAGCTATCTCTGGCATTTGATTCCTCTGATGCAGTCAATGAAGCGGAAGTGCGTACCGATGACGGAATTTTGGAAGAACCGGAAATCCAAACAGTGGTTACCCGCCTGAAGGCTAAAACCAAAGGAAAACGGGAAGCAGACCTAGCTGGTATAGAGACTATTGTCGAACCTGCTATTACCATTCCAGAGGAACAACTTACAGAGCTGTTCCCTAGGGGGTATCACCAACTTCCGTATGAAGTCTACAAGGATCTTGAGTACCAACCGGCAATGTTTGTCGTACATGAACATCACATTGCAGTCTATGCCGGAAATGGGGATACCGGTGTTGTCCGTGCAGACAGACCGGATCGTCTTCTGAAAAATAGTATTCTCACCACCTCCCTTGCGGCAGGCATCTTCGAAGAAAAGTATGTGAATCATAGCCCATACAACCGCATCGAAGCCAGCTTCAAATGCAAGGATGCCAATATCGCACGGCAGAACATGGCCGGATGGATGATTACAATCTATGACCGATATCTGCGTCCGCTTGGCAGGGAGTTCCACAAAGAACTGCTGAAAAGCAAGCTAATCCACTGTGATGAGACACCATTCAAGATGCCGGATAATGGCCGAGGTCCGAATTCCAAAGAATATATGTGGGTATACCATACATGTGAACGATATGACTCACCGCCAATCTTCATCTATGATTACCAGCAGACCAGAAAAGCCGAAAATCCCAGAAACTTTCTGGATAGATACAAAGGGATTCTGATGACGGACGGCTATCAGGTATATCATACCCTGGCAGAAGAACGGCCGGATGAACTGAAGGTCGCAGGATGCTGGGCTCATGCCAAGCATAAGTTTACTGAAATCGTGAAATCTGTCGGAGCGAAAACCTCGAATGGAATAATAGCCGATAAAGCAAATCGCCGTATTTCCGCCATCTATCATGTAGACAACATGTATAAGGAATCATCCTTAGAGGAACGATTGGATAACCGTAAGAATTCCGTAAAGCCTCTTGTGGATGAATATTTTGCGTGGCTGAAAACATTACAGGGAAGTCCTGAGATTGACCAGTCATCCAAAACCGCAAAAGCAATCAATTATTCCATTAACCAGGAACCGTATTTACGTCTTTTCCTGACGAATGCCATAATTCCACTGGATAATAACGATGCGGAACGTAGCATCAGAACCTTCTGTGTAGGTAAAAAGAACTGGCAGATCATTGATTCCAAGCAGGGAGCCGAAGCAAGTGCCATGCTCTACAGCATTGCAGAAACAGCAAAAGCAAACGGCTTAAAACCCTATGAGTACTTCCAGTATATCTTGCTTGGATCAGATGCTGCTGCATCTGGATGA
- the cpaB gene encoding Flp pilus assembly protein CpaB codes for MNILKNRTVLGVSCILLSLVICFAVTPLFNSSLSQRTSIVRVSRDIKAGDKINGNMVQTVEVGSYNLPSGVIKSKDDVIDKYVLADMKEGDYILITKLSAAPVAENSYLHSLNGEKQAISVTVRSFASGLSGKLMPGDIVSVIAPDYKNQGISIVPEELRYVRVIGVTASTGYDTNTSENMEKKSDNKEKELPSTVTLLVSQTQSEILAGLESDGKLHLSLVYRGSKENADKFIDYQDKVIKDLYPEKEKKAELNAEINSGDSNEANKTPITGVDAMQEGEGE; via the coding sequence ATGAATATTTTAAAAAACCGAACTGTTCTCGGTGTAAGCTGCATACTGCTGTCACTTGTAATCTGTTTTGCAGTTACACCTCTTTTTAACTCAAGCCTTTCTCAAAGAACAAGCATTGTACGTGTTTCAAGGGATATAAAGGCAGGCGATAAAATCAACGGGAATATGGTGCAGACTGTTGAGGTGGGCAGCTATAATCTCCCGTCAGGTGTGATTAAAAGCAAGGATGACGTCATTGACAAATATGTCTTAGCAGACATGAAGGAAGGAGACTATATATTAATTACAAAGCTGTCAGCTGCTCCTGTCGCTGAAAATTCATATTTGCACAGCTTAAACGGTGAAAAGCAGGCAATATCGGTAACAGTCAGAAGCTTCGCAAGCGGGCTTTCAGGGAAGCTGATGCCCGGGGATATAGTTTCTGTTATTGCACCGGATTACAAAAATCAGGGTATATCCATTGTACCGGAGGAGCTTCGGTATGTAAGGGTTATAGGTGTTACTGCCAGCACAGGCTATGACACCAATACAAGTGAAAATATGGAGAAGAAGTCAGACAACAAGGAAAAGGAGCTCCCAAGCACTGTAACCCTTCTGGTTTCTCAGACTCAGAGCGAAATACTTGCAGGATTGGAGTCGGACGGAAAGCTACACCTGTCCCTTGTGTACCGTGGTAGCAAGGAAAATGCTGATAAGTTTATAGATTATCAGGACAAGGTAATCAAAGACTTATACCCCGAAAAAGAAAAAAAGGCCGAGTTAAATGCAGAAATCAATTCGGGCGACAGCAATGAAGCTAATAAAACGCCAATTACAGGTGTAGATGCAATGCAAGAAGGTGAGGGTGAATAA
- a CDS encoding AbrB/MazE/SpoVT family DNA-binding domain-containing protein, translating into MKMIEIETSVNEIGEVTIPAELMRKMGFASGDTVKLSFVSASKDGMENSFKEFVVTPDGIANILEDNQTELTLPLDILEKAEIPYNSDLEVICAKGAVVITEADLTDRLSKELRELFEDLGISKDTVSEVLRNGGLMHE; encoded by the coding sequence ATGAAAATGATTGAAATTGAAACCAGTGTTAATGAAATAGGAGAGGTTACCATACCAGCGGAGCTTATGCGTAAAATGGGCTTTGCTTCAGGAGATACGGTAAAGCTTTCATTTGTAAGTGCTTCAAAAGATGGTATGGAAAATAGTTTTAAGGAATTTGTTGTCACACCTGACGGTATTGCAAATATTCTTGAGGATAACCAGACAGAGCTGACCTTGCCGCTTGATATTCTGGAGAAGGCTGAAATTCCGTACAACAGCGACCTTGAGGTTATATGTGCTAAGGGTGCTGTTGTTATTACGGAGGCAGATTTGACAGACAGACTGTCAAAGGAGCTTCGTGAGCTGTTCGAGGATTTGGGCATAAGTAAGGATACTGTGAGTGAGGTTTTAAGAAATGGAGGACTAATGCATGAGTAA
- a CDS encoding prepilin peptidase — protein sequence MQDNSIGQGSLLFMLQSVLFVALLLIASVFDVKKRIIPDTVCIGVALTGLMIFEPSRLLGCFSAIPFFIAALMNGKIGGGDIKLTAAAGIVLGIGGGIAAMIIGLTAMLLFYAAYAITQRLRKRERKRAFPLAPFLSIGCITAYLISTGGITL from the coding sequence ATGCAGGATAATAGCATTGGTCAGGGAAGTCTGCTGTTCATGCTCCAGTCAGTCCTTTTTGTAGCACTTCTTTTGATAGCATCTGTCTTTGATGTTAAAAAACGAATAATTCCAGATACAGTATGTATAGGTGTTGCTCTTACAGGCTTAATGATTTTTGAGCCTTCTAGACTTCTTGGCTGTTTTTCAGCTATTCCTTTTTTTATTGCCGCACTTATGAATGGCAAAATTGGAGGCGGAGATATCAAGCTGACGGCAGCAGCAGGGATAGTTCTGGGCATAGGAGGAGGCATAGCAGCAATGATTATCGGTCTTACTGCAATGCTTCTTTTTTATGCTGCTTATGCTATAACGCAAAGGCTTCGTAAGAGGGAACGGAAGAGGGCGTTCCCTCTTGCACCCTTTTTATCAATAGGCTGTATCACAGCATATTTAATTAGTACAGGAGGCATTACTCTATGA